The following nucleotide sequence is from Pseudomonas sp. S09G 359.
TCTTTATGTACTCCGACAACCCTTCGACACCCAGCGCGTAGATCGCCTCTGGCGTGTTCGCCACGGGGTACAGCTTTGCGGTGGCCTTGTTGACGCCAACGTCCGTGGATTGGGCCGAGAGAATCACCGCAATCAGCAACTCGAACGGCGTGGTGTAGGCCAGTTCGGTCTTGGGTTCCGGATTGTCTTCGTGAAGCCTGCGGAAAATTTCCAGGCGTTTTGCGGCGTTCATGGGGCGGTGGGTTCCTTGCAGGCGGTCAGCGTGATTTCGAATAATGGGTCCAGGCTTGGAACCCTGTGAGCAATAGCCCAAGCAGGATAAACCCGGCCGGCATCAATGTGGTGACGGTAGTGGCGCGTAACAACCCCATGATCATCAGCAAGGCGCCAAACAGGCCGAACAGGCGCAATTGGGCCTTGCCCTGGCCGGCATTGAAAAAGCCCGAATATTCCAGCACCACGCACTGCACGCTGATCAGCGCGAGGTAGACGCCCCATTGCAGAGACAAAGGCAGGGCGAACGCCTGCAGCAGCACTTGCGCGCTGCTGACCAAGGCAGCCGCCAGTATCAGGCTGGCGGTCAATCGCGCGGGGGCGCCCAGGCGCGCACGCACAGTGAGCATCACCGCTGCGTACAGCGCCACGATCAACGCAGAGAGGCAGAAGAACCCCAACGCCCCTGGCAGCGTATCCGTAACCCCTAGCAGCGGTACGAGCATCAGCGAGTTGGCCAGGCCAGACGGTCTACTCATGGGGCGCGGGCTCCAGCAGTGACGAGTGATGCTCATCGAAATAGCGCAATGCATCCTGAACCGCGTTGATCACCGCGCGGGATGTGATGGTGGCGCCTGCCATGTGATCGAATTCACCTGAGCGCCCTTTGAGCGCGGCGATCCAGGGGTTGCCGGGCTCGGCGATACGGCCGCCCAGGCTCGGGGTTTCCGACTGTTCCAGGGTTTTGACGCCCAGCAACTTACCGCTACG
It contains:
- a CDS encoding Rnf-Nqr domain containing protein, yielding MSRPSGLANSLMLVPLLGVTDTLPGALGFFCLSALIVALYAAVMLTVRARLGAPARLTASLILAAALVSSAQVLLQAFALPLSLQWGVYLALISVQCVVLEYSGFFNAGQGKAQLRLFGLFGALLMIMGLLRATTVTTLMPAGFILLGLLLTGFQAWTHYSKSR